A genomic stretch from Flavobacteriales bacterium includes:
- a CDS encoding T9SS type A sorting domain-containing protein, which produces MAKISLFIIALGFAFGAQAQEKLYDLNSNPLLYEAWQKVSRQHSVGARAAGDTLDLPFFDDFSEPFSRLRTAADLYPNPDLWIGNTVYINNHMAINPISQGVATFDGLDEQGRAYGFGISQSYQSDSLRSKPINLQGATDTVFLSFFYQAQGLGNAPESEDYLILDFKDTSGAWVQVWQHAGYILEDNKFRRVMLPIMGEEYLYNGFQFRFKNFASRAGSVDHWHIDYIELDEGRTSADTLIKDLAFLGQTSWDNDTIGFQSATASILKEFNSMPWNHYKYIDSLGDALSLMGDTNFFMIRNNADTVLRADYKFNIFNPGGTKVFDDTLSSPLVDPWVVCGNQRNTCNLNINSNFTYWTDNWSFPTDNELTWDSTYFVVKHLMENLEDDYHPNDTSVFKQEFYNYYAYDDGTAELGYGLGELENEGKVAVKYNIKRPESVLRGIQIYLNPVQYDLSNEPVKLVVWSGNEEPGDTMWTSQELNLHYTDQVNYFYHYMLDRELIVSDNIWIGWTQQPATDQKFSIGFDLRADHSDKVYYNLGDYWAQSSIAGSVMIRPVFGQPYTWTGTDEMPEVVSLNVFPNPTTGEVRLQGLNPTQAKNATIQVFDLAGRRVLSQRGYLGSIDMSGLHAGTYLLNILADGRSFTKRVVRQ; this is translated from the coding sequence ATGGCGAAGATTAGCCTATTTATCATTGCTCTTGGCTTTGCCTTTGGTGCACAGGCACAGGAGAAGTTGTATGACCTCAATTCCAATCCGCTTCTTTATGAGGCATGGCAGAAGGTTTCGAGGCAACATTCGGTTGGTGCAAGAGCTGCCGGAGACACGCTCGACCTTCCTTTTTTCGATGATTTCTCGGAGCCGTTTTCTCGCTTGAGAACCGCTGCAGACCTTTACCCGAACCCTGACCTGTGGATCGGGAACACCGTTTACATCAACAACCACATGGCCATCAACCCCATTTCGCAGGGAGTGGCCACATTTGATGGACTTGATGAACAGGGAAGAGCTTATGGTTTTGGTATTTCACAATCTTATCAGTCCGATAGCCTGAGGTCCAAACCGATCAATCTTCAAGGTGCTACCGATACGGTGTTTCTGAGTTTCTTTTATCAGGCTCAGGGTCTTGGCAATGCTCCCGAATCGGAGGATTATCTGATCCTGGATTTCAAAGACACTTCAGGAGCTTGGGTGCAGGTATGGCAGCATGCAGGATATATTCTGGAGGACAATAAGTTCCGCAGAGTGATGTTGCCGATCATGGGAGAGGAATACCTGTACAACGGCTTTCAGTTCCGTTTCAAGAACTTTGCTTCGCGGGCCGGAAGCGTGGATCATTGGCATATCGACTATATTGAGCTTGATGAAGGAAGAACATCGGCTGATACGCTGATCAAGGATCTGGCCTTTCTTGGGCAGACCTCTTGGGACAATGACACCATTGGTTTTCAGAGTGCCACGGCAAGTATTCTCAAAGAATTCAACAGCATGCCTTGGAACCACTACAAGTACATCGACAGTTTAGGAGATGCACTCTCGCTTATGGGAGACACGAATTTCTTCATGATCCGTAATAATGCAGATACGGTGCTCCGTGCCGATTACAAATTCAACATATTTAACCCAGGTGGCACCAAAGTGTTTGACGACACCCTTTCTTCTCCGTTGGTCGATCCTTGGGTGGTCTGTGGCAACCAAAGAAATACGTGCAACCTCAACATCAATAGCAACTTTACCTACTGGACAGACAATTGGAGTTTCCCGACCGATAATGAACTGACCTGGGACTCAACGTACTTCGTAGTGAAACACTTGATGGAAAACTTGGAGGATGATTATCATCCCAATGATACCTCTGTTTTCAAACAGGAGTTTTACAATTACTATGCGTATGATGATGGTACCGCAGAACTCGGATATGGACTTGGTGAGTTGGAAAATGAAGGGAAGGTGGCCGTTAAATACAACATTAAGAGACCCGAAAGTGTACTCAGAGGTATTCAGATCTATCTCAATCCAGTTCAGTACGATTTGTCGAATGAGCCTGTGAAATTGGTGGTGTGGTCTGGGAATGAGGAACCAGGAGATACCATGTGGACCTCGCAGGAACTCAATTTGCACTACACGGATCAGGTCAATTACTTCTACCATTACATGCTGGACCGCGAACTGATTGTAAGTGATAATATTTGGATCGGTTGGACACAACAACCGGCCACCGATCAGAAGTTTTCCATCGGTTTCGACCTACGGGCCGATCATTCGGATAAAGTGTATTACAACCTTGGAGACTACTGGGCGCAGAGTTCCATAGCTGGATCTGTTATGATCCGTCCGGTGTTCGGGCAACCGTACACGTGGACAGGTACAGATGAGATGCCCGAGGTGGTGAGCCTCAACGTATTTCCCAATCCGACAACGGGAGAGGTGCGGCTTCAGGGACTGAACCCCACCCAGGCCAAGAATGCCACCATTCAAGTGTTCGACCTTGCGGGTAGGAGGGTGCTTTCGCAACGCGGCTACTTGGGTTCCATTGATATGAGCGGATTGCACGCAGGTACCTATCTCCTCAACATTCTGGCCGATGGCCGAAGCTTTACCAAACGCGTAGTGCGCCAATGA
- a CDS encoding PASTA domain-containing protein — MLNSRGFIIYIFGCRSNQAISTQRVGFIRFIFSKLFVVNVAIALVVAAIAAVGLYYWLDSYTEHGVTVQVPDFVGVPLSEIEAAFDTTDLEYEVVDSIYADDLPRGAVADQDPAAGYSVKKGRKVYLTVNAMLPKQIAMPDVHNLSLRQAKAVLESVGLKLGTLEYQPDIAKNAVIGQKINGRSVQKGKTVFQGTVVDLVLGLGLSNKKVPIPYLIHYRLDEALERIQALSLNLATFKVDTPVTDTGLVRVYRQIPEFNEREMMALGSSIILYLTEDTASIEYDSTLYSRETLNLDTLLMEEYPEDFEQKDGED; from the coding sequence ATGCTAAACAGCCGCGGGTTCATAATTTATATCTTTGGCTGCCGTTCCAATCAGGCAATTTCAACACAACGCGTGGGATTTATCAGGTTCATTTTCAGCAAACTTTTTGTGGTCAACGTGGCCATTGCATTGGTGGTGGCAGCCATCGCAGCGGTGGGTCTTTACTATTGGCTCGATTCCTACACGGAGCATGGTGTAACGGTTCAGGTGCCTGATTTTGTGGGCGTTCCGCTATCGGAGATCGAAGCTGCTTTCGATACCACCGACCTGGAATATGAGGTTGTAGATTCCATTTACGCGGATGACCTTCCAAGAGGCGCAGTTGCCGATCAGGATCCTGCTGCCGGTTATTCGGTAAAGAAGGGACGCAAGGTTTACCTGACGGTGAACGCCATGCTTCCGAAGCAGATAGCGATGCCCGATGTACACAACCTCTCGTTGAGACAGGCAAAAGCGGTGCTTGAAAGTGTGGGACTGAAATTGGGAACGTTGGAATATCAACCCGACATTGCCAAGAACGCGGTCATCGGGCAGAAGATCAACGGCAGATCGGTACAGAAAGGAAAGACCGTTTTTCAAGGAACTGTGGTCGATCTGGTGCTGGGTCTCGGACTGAGCAATAAAAAGGTACCTATTCCGTATCTGATACATTACAGATTGGACGAGGCTCTGGAACGCATTCAGGCCTTATCGCTCAATTTGGCAACATTTAAAGTGGATACACCCGTTACCGATACCGGACTTGTACGTGTTTACCGACAGATACCTGAGTTCAACGAACGTGAAATGATGGCACTTGGCAGTTCCATCATCCTTTACCTGACAGAAGACACGGCATCCATTGAATACGATTCCACGTTATACAGCCGGGAAACATTGAATTTGGATACACTGCTCATGGAGGAATATCCAGAAGATTTTGAACAGAAAGATGGCGAAGATTAG
- a CDS encoding D-alanine--D-alanine ligase: MKKRVAVVYGGYSSEVVISELSAKVVFNHLDADKYEKYMVKIVREGWTVEADGNSVSVDRDDFSFEMNGKKLTFDVVFNAIHGTPGEDGKLQGYWDMLGVPYTSPGVLASSLTFSKSYCNGFLRQFDDVNIAASVMIRKGEAVDSKAILEKIGLPCFVKPNNMGSSFGITKLKQADKYDEALATALEHDDEAVVEQFINGTEIASGVFSHNGEVTALPLTEIVSKNEYFDFQAKYEGASEEITPARIPDPVRDLIQETTRRVFTRLKLRGMSRVDYIVQDGVPYLIEVNTIPGLSEESLLPQQVAYSGMSLKEFFGLLVEDAMVGA; encoded by the coding sequence ATGAAAAAACGCGTTGCAGTTGTTTACGGTGGCTATTCTTCAGAGGTGGTCATTTCTGAGTTGAGTGCCAAAGTCGTGTTCAATCATTTGGATGCCGACAAGTACGAGAAGTACATGGTGAAGATCGTTCGCGAAGGGTGGACGGTTGAAGCAGACGGCAATTCAGTCTCTGTAGACCGAGATGATTTTTCATTCGAAATGAATGGTAAAAAACTCACGTTCGATGTGGTTTTCAACGCGATTCACGGAACTCCGGGCGAAGACGGCAAACTGCAAGGTTATTGGGACATGCTGGGAGTTCCGTACACGTCTCCAGGAGTTTTGGCTTCCTCTCTCACCTTTAGCAAAAGTTATTGCAATGGTTTTCTGCGCCAGTTTGATGATGTGAACATTGCAGCTTCTGTGATGATCCGAAAAGGTGAAGCGGTGGATTCCAAAGCGATTCTTGAGAAGATCGGTCTGCCATGTTTCGTAAAACCGAACAACATGGGATCCAGTTTCGGCATCACCAAACTGAAGCAAGCTGACAAATACGATGAGGCTTTGGCAACAGCGTTGGAACATGATGACGAAGCGGTGGTTGAGCAGTTCATTAACGGAACCGAAATTGCCAGCGGTGTATTCAGCCACAATGGCGAAGTGACCGCTTTGCCGCTCACCGAGATCGTTTCCAAGAACGAATACTTCGACTTTCAAGCGAAATATGAAGGAGCAAGTGAGGAGATAACGCCCGCGCGGATTCCAGATCCGGTACGTGACCTGATTCAGGAAACCACCCGCAGGGTTTTCACGCGATTGAAACTGCGAGGCATGTCACGCGTAGATTACATCGTTCAGGATGGTGTGCCATATCTGATCGAGGTGAACACGATTCCTGGGCTCTCGGAAGAAAGTCTGCTGCCGCAGCAAGTTGCTTATTCAGGAATGAGTCTGAAAGAGTTTTTCGGACTACTTGTTGAAGACGCCATGGTAGGGGCGTAA
- a CDS encoding non-canonical purine NTP diphosphatase, which translates to MEIVFASNNAHKLEEVRSKLPKEFRVLSLKDVLGDVDIPETGATLDENASIKSRYVFERTGKNCFSDDTGLEIASLNGEPGVYSARYAGEGCSFQDNMDKVLGKMEGVEDRSACFRTVISLILNGEEYFFEGRVDGEILTEEHGEKGFGYDPIFRPDGFKESFAEMSLDQKNKISHRGRAVQKLVDFLMPY; encoded by the coding sequence ATGGAAATCGTTTTTGCAAGCAATAATGCGCACAAATTGGAGGAGGTGCGTTCCAAACTTCCGAAGGAATTCAGGGTGCTTTCGTTGAAAGATGTGTTGGGAGATGTGGATATTCCCGAAACGGGCGCTACGCTGGATGAAAATGCCAGCATTAAATCGCGATACGTGTTTGAGCGAACCGGAAAGAACTGCTTTTCGGACGATACGGGTTTGGAAATTGCTTCGCTGAACGGTGAGCCGGGTGTTTATTCTGCGCGCTACGCTGGCGAAGGCTGTTCTTTTCAGGATAACATGGATAAAGTGCTTGGAAAGATGGAAGGCGTGGAAGACCGTTCTGCCTGTTTCCGTACCGTGATCAGCCTGATCCTGAATGGTGAGGAATATTTTTTTGAAGGTCGTGTAGATGGCGAGATTCTAACTGAAGAACACGGTGAAAAAGGTTTCGGCTACGACCCGATCTTCCGACCTGATGGTTTTAAGGAATCATTTGCCGAAATGAGTTTAGACCAGAAGAACAAGATTAGTCACCGAGGACGAGCGGTTCAGAAACTGGTTGATTTCCTCATGCCATACTGA
- a CDS encoding glycosyltransferase: MKTPILLLVYNRPKQTSMVLKRLQQCDVKNVFVSADGPKNAEDRMLTEEVESVLNRFDTIFKSKRFSDKNLGCKHAVISGIDWFFNQVDEGIILEDDCLPCPHFFPFVEELLNRYRDERKVMMVGGNNPLGEWQTEGGHFFSRIGTVWGWATWKDRWQTFNSELPEFDHFISSRGFERAFGPTKLAASRLELTRKSLRGEIDTWDYQWNAHMLMNQGVAVIPERNLVENIGFENSGTNINSKPNWIVNEVSNEPLKIGSQKLHSDREFEVEWELARRSNLPGNTSSKSFQEKGEKEKRRWKILIINSTDMGGGAEKIAFTLHEQLLALGHDSQLLVQVKKSDLDSIQEIADWKSQIENFQPDVIHIHNLHGTSIPLDVLSEISRSIPVFFTLHDSWLATGSTEHPFEPEPEKLNLLELLEWQKEFTHRHEVISNSNFCFTAPSQWMRELFFNAHGIRPFFVPNSIEKVAPSEIEIPSKRFILFVANRPETNPYKDFATLKKAWKKANETQGEYGCDLIVLGGEPKTEKVGNRTLFIIEKQSTENVLAFIEKSLLVIQASLQDNAPLTILEAHSVGKSLVGSLVGGIPELMDEEEKEWLYEAESADDLCEKLIAALQSETRGRETRDKETCSICSIESIVNTYLGHYLSLQSRQLSQS; the protein is encoded by the coding sequence GTGAAAACGCCCATTCTTTTACTGGTTTACAATCGCCCGAAGCAGACCTCAATGGTCCTGAAACGGTTGCAGCAATGTGATGTAAAGAACGTTTTCGTTTCTGCTGATGGACCGAAAAACGCTGAAGACAGAATGCTCACCGAAGAAGTGGAATCGGTTTTGAACCGCTTCGATACTATCTTCAAAAGCAAACGCTTTTCCGATAAGAATCTTGGCTGCAAGCACGCAGTCATTTCCGGAATTGACTGGTTTTTCAATCAGGTTGACGAAGGCATCATTTTGGAAGATGATTGTCTTCCATGTCCGCACTTTTTTCCATTCGTAGAAGAACTGCTGAACCGCTATCGCGATGAGCGGAAAGTGATGATGGTCGGTGGCAACAATCCGCTGGGTGAATGGCAAACCGAAGGCGGCCATTTCTTCTCGCGTATCGGTACCGTTTGGGGCTGGGCCACTTGGAAAGACCGCTGGCAAACATTCAACTCCGAACTTCCTGAGTTTGACCATTTCATTTCGAGTCGAGGTTTTGAACGCGCATTCGGGCCTACGAAATTGGCCGCATCACGACTTGAATTGACACGAAAATCATTGCGTGGAGAAATCGATACATGGGATTATCAATGGAATGCCCACATGCTCATGAACCAAGGTGTGGCTGTGATTCCTGAACGGAATCTGGTTGAGAACATTGGTTTTGAAAATAGTGGAACGAACATTAACTCAAAACCGAATTGGATAGTGAATGAAGTCTCTAATGAACCATTGAAAATCGGTTCACAAAAGCTCCATTCCGACCGCGAATTTGAAGTGGAATGGGAATTGGCGAGACGGTCGAATTTACCCGGAAATACTTCTTCGAAATCGTTTCAAGAAAAAGGAGAAAAGGAAAAACGGAGGTGGAAAATCCTCATCATCAACTCAACCGACATGGGCGGTGGCGCGGAGAAAATTGCGTTTACGCTTCATGAACAATTGTTAGCACTTGGACATGATTCGCAGTTGCTGGTTCAGGTCAAAAAATCGGATTTAGATTCCATCCAAGAGATTGCGGATTGGAAATCGCAGATTGAGAACTTTCAACCCGATGTGATCCATATCCACAACCTCCACGGGACTTCGATTCCGTTGGATGTATTGTCCGAAATCTCACGAAGCATTCCCGTGTTTTTCACATTGCATGATTCCTGGCTGGCAACAGGAAGTACAGAACATCCTTTCGAACCGGAGCCAGAAAAACTGAATCTCTTGGAATTGTTAGAATGGCAGAAGGAATTCACCCATCGACACGAGGTGATTTCCAATAGTAATTTCTGTTTCACCGCCCCAAGCCAATGGATGCGCGAATTGTTTTTCAATGCTCATGGCATCCGGCCGTTTTTCGTTCCGAATTCCATTGAAAAAGTAGCCCCAAGTGAGATTGAAATTCCATCAAAGCGTTTCATTCTTTTTGTGGCCAATCGGCCTGAAACGAATCCCTACAAGGATTTTGCTACGCTAAAAAAGGCGTGGAAAAAAGCCAATGAAACACAGGGAGAATACGGTTGTGACCTGATTGTTCTCGGGGGCGAACCGAAAACCGAAAAAGTCGGAAACCGAACGCTTTTCATCATAGAAAAACAGTCAACAGAAAATGTCTTGGCCTTCATAGAAAAATCACTTTTAGTGATCCAGGCAAGTTTGCAAGACAATGCTCCGCTCACCATTTTGGAAGCGCATTCTGTGGGTAAAAGCTTGGTCGGTTCTTTGGTTGGTGGTATTCCTGAATTGATGGATGAGGAAGAAAAAGAGTGGCTTTATGAAGCGGAAAGCGCGGATGACCTGTGCGAGAAATTGATTGCTGCGTTGCAATCAGAGACAAGAGGTAGAGAGACAAGAGACAAGGAAACGTGTTCTATATGTTCTATAGAATCAATTGTCAACACGTATCTTGGTCATTATCTGTCTCTCCAAAGTCGTCAACTTTCACAAAGTTGA
- a CDS encoding glycosyltransferase, which yields MPEFSIITPVLNQASTIEKCIESVAMQNVDVEHIIIDGGSTDGTVDIIRKHEDKLAFWVSEPDRGQGHAINKGLKRTTGIWFNWLNADDQLTENALQTVLETAKPDTEVVVGKCRHINEKNDTVAEGSARIWDSLAATLGNYSMGQPSVFYRTETVEQLGDLNENLHLCLDMDLWFRFLLKFGQDHIQTTDTVLSEFLVHKGGKSSSQAEQMRAEKYGIYHALLSNFELPEVIAHFLSLHPIPESVSYQPPSGLNAEELLSNFAWHLMVGAYDQNALEVCQLFFDVVKKGSRLSERQKLEWIARIASAKFTLR from the coding sequence ATGCCCGAATTCTCCATCATAACACCGGTGCTGAACCAAGCTTCGACCATTGAAAAATGCATCGAATCGGTTGCCATGCAAAACGTGGATGTTGAACACATTATCATTGATGGTGGCAGCACTGACGGAACGGTTGACATCATCCGAAAACACGAAGACAAACTTGCGTTTTGGGTAAGCGAGCCTGACCGTGGACAAGGCCATGCCATCAACAAAGGATTGAAACGGACAACTGGAATTTGGTTCAACTGGCTGAACGCAGATGACCAACTGACGGAGAATGCTTTGCAAACTGTTCTTGAAACCGCAAAACCAGACACCGAAGTGGTGGTTGGCAAATGCCGACACATTAACGAGAAAAACGATACCGTTGCGGAAGGTTCTGCGCGCATTTGGGATTCATTGGCAGCCACTTTGGGCAACTACAGCATGGGGCAGCCATCCGTCTTTTACCGAACAGAAACCGTGGAACAGTTGGGCGATCTGAACGAAAACCTCCACCTCTGTTTGGATATGGATCTGTGGTTCCGTTTTCTGCTGAAATTCGGGCAAGACCACATTCAAACCACTGATACGGTTCTGTCAGAATTCTTGGTTCACAAGGGCGGAAAATCCTCTTCTCAGGCTGAGCAAATGCGAGCCGAGAAATACGGCATTTACCATGCGCTTCTTTCCAATTTTGAACTGCCAGAGGTAATTGCGCACTTCCTTTCACTTCATCCGATCCCTGAATCTGTCAGCTACCAACCTCCATCCGGCCTGAACGCAGAAGAACTGTTATCCAACTTTGCGTGGCATCTGATGGTAGGTGCTTATGACCAGAACGCGCTGGAGGTATGCCAACTCTTTTTTGACGTGGTGAAAAAAGGTTCCCGATTGTCCGAACGGCAGAAGTTGGAATGGATTGCCCGTATCGCATCGGCCAAATTCACGCTACGATGA
- a CDS encoding glycosyltransferase translates to MDCPYRIGQIHATMTTGPLVSILMPAYNAGKFITNSIESVLNQDHQNWELLILDDASTDSTNEIIESFCDERIKISAHRENQGYLITCNELFEKVQGDFITFLDADDTCSKNRISTCLAAFESDPQLDFLTTDHSKIDESGRQLSEQQVSVDYDRYATDPNYYPTICCATIFLRKKLLQQVGGYHPFFKEIGGEDYHWLFQLSRKGKGKHVSEPMYFYRKHANQLHLKNRNPLKYFAKEIDQEIRKELLVGNALLSEPESLREKWQSKIESQPSELSFRKAAEAINEGNLKSFLSFLTAGIFASPLKLKNVKRGAYLAYSFLARIA, encoded by the coding sequence ATGGATTGCCCGTATCGCATCGGCCAAATTCACGCTACGATGACTACGGGACCATTAGTCAGCATTCTGATGCCTGCTTACAATGCGGGGAAATTCATTACAAACTCCATCGAATCAGTTCTGAATCAGGATCATCAGAATTGGGAATTATTGATTCTGGATGATGCGAGTACAGACTCTACCAATGAAATCATCGAGTCATTCTGCGATGAACGAATCAAAATCTCAGCACATCGGGAAAACCAAGGTTATCTGATTACATGCAATGAATTGTTTGAGAAAGTACAAGGTGACTTCATTACATTTCTGGATGCGGACGACACCTGTTCCAAGAATAGGATCTCAACCTGTTTGGCGGCATTCGAATCTGACCCGCAATTGGATTTTCTGACCACGGATCATTCCAAAATTGACGAATCGGGGCGGCAACTTTCGGAACAACAGGTATCGGTTGATTACGACAGATACGCAACGGATCCAAACTATTACCCGACCATCTGCTGTGCTACGATCTTTCTTCGAAAAAAGCTGCTGCAACAGGTTGGTGGCTACCATCCGTTCTTTAAAGAAATTGGAGGTGAGGATTACCATTGGCTATTCCAATTGAGCAGGAAAGGAAAAGGCAAGCACGTGTCAGAACCCATGTATTTCTACCGCAAACATGCAAATCAGCTTCACCTAAAAAACCGGAATCCGCTCAAGTATTTTGCAAAAGAGATCGATCAGGAGATAAGAAAAGAACTGCTGGTTGGTAATGCCCTGCTATCTGAACCGGAGTCTTTGAGGGAGAAATGGCAATCCAAAATTGAAAGCCAACCATCCGAACTTTCTTTCAGGAAAGCTGCTGAAGCAATCAATGAAGGAAATCTAAAGTCGTTTTTATCTTTTTTGACAGCTGGTATTTTTGCCAGCCCATTGAAACTGAAGAATGTTAAACGAGGTGCTTACCTCGCTTATTCATTTCTTGCGCGAATCGCGTAG
- a CDS encoding ABC transporter permease: MATGTEENWSLVIKPQSKWLDLKLDEIWDYRDLIWIFVRRDIVAVYKQTVLGPLWFFLAPIFTVIAYNFVFNTIAGIDTDGIPPLVFYMAGTTLWNYFQVSFTSTSNTFTGNAAIFGKVYFPRMVAPISMVISGMFKFGVQMLMFLTFLGYYLIFEQTSLHFTKWVFAFPLLVLMMSGLSLGFGIIVSALTTKYRDLKNFIGFGVTLLMYVTPIIYPASALKGNLVWAVRLNPIAPIIEAFRLGFTGNGTVSVAEVVYSGIFTLIILFIGLVTFHRVERTFMDTV; encoded by the coding sequence ATGGCTACAGGCACAGAAGAAAATTGGTCGCTCGTCATCAAGCCGCAGTCAAAATGGCTTGACCTTAAACTCGATGAGATCTGGGATTACCGCGACCTGATCTGGATTTTCGTGAGAAGGGACATTGTGGCAGTTTACAAACAGACCGTGCTTGGTCCGTTGTGGTTCTTCCTTGCACCAATTTTCACTGTCATTGCGTACAATTTTGTTTTTAACACGATTGCCGGTATTGATACTGATGGTATTCCTCCGTTGGTATTTTATATGGCAGGCACCACACTTTGGAATTATTTTCAGGTCAGTTTTACAAGTACATCAAATACGTTTACCGGAAACGCGGCCATTTTTGGCAAGGTCTATTTTCCCCGAATGGTGGCCCCTATCTCCATGGTTATTTCCGGCATGTTCAAATTCGGAGTTCAGATGTTGATGTTCCTGACCTTTCTTGGATATTACTTGATATTTGAGCAGACCAGCTTACATTTTACAAAGTGGGTGTTTGCATTTCCTTTACTCGTTCTTATGATGAGCGGTCTATCGTTGGGATTTGGAATTATTGTTTCCGCCCTTACCACGAAGTATCGTGACCTTAAGAACTTCATTGGATTCGGAGTGACTCTGCTGATGTATGTTACCCCTATCATCTATCCGGCATCCGCTCTCAAAGGCAATCTTGTTTGGGCGGTCAGGCTGAATCCCATCGCTCCGATCATTGAAGCCTTCAGGCTCGGTTTTACCGGAAACGGGACTGTTTCGGTAGCTGAGGTGGTATATAGCGGAATTTTCACACTGATCATTCTGTTTATTGGTTTGGTAACATTCCATCGTGTGGAACGAACATTTATGGATACTGTCTGA
- a CDS encoding ATP-binding cassette domain-containing protein → MSDVVIKVENLSKQYRLGMVGAGTLREDLVGWWYRVRGKEDPYLKIGEANDRSSTGNSDYVWALRDIDFEVKKGEVLGIIGKNGAGKSTLLKLLSRVTAPTSGTIKAKGRIASLLEVGTGFHPELTGRENIYLNGAIMGMRKSEITSKFDEIVDFAGVQRYVDTPVKRYSSGMYVRLAFAVAAHLEPEILIVDEVLAVGDAEFQRKAIGKMEDVSNAEGRTVLFVSHNMKAVRSLCSRAILLENGQVTMNADSDDVVDRYLYTNYHSESKLVYEVPDVDNSSEAHLLSAKVISDTPITTESTIMLEAEVLFNAAVEFHMNIHVYSFERDHLFQASSKVLKSQKGDKVKVRFTIPPHLLNEKLHSITVTFVKNRSTTFKLIDNVLVFGISEDRNNLNWYGKTPGLLKPEIPSIVTKLK, encoded by the coding sequence ATGAGCGATGTGGTCATTAAGGTTGAAAACCTTTCCAAGCAATATAGGCTTGGAATGGTCGGTGCAGGGACCTTGCGCGAAGATCTGGTCGGATGGTGGTACCGAGTTCGAGGAAAAGAAGATCCCTACCTGAAAATCGGTGAGGCCAATGATCGTTCCTCTACGGGAAACAGTGATTACGTCTGGGCACTTCGGGATATAGATTTTGAAGTTAAAAAAGGGGAAGTTTTAGGAATCATTGGCAAAAATGGAGCAGGCAAGAGTACACTTCTAAAACTACTTTCCAGAGTTACAGCACCAACTTCTGGGACAATCAAAGCCAAAGGAAGGATTGCAAGTCTTCTGGAAGTTGGAACAGGTTTTCATCCTGAATTGACAGGTAGAGAGAACATCTACCTGAATGGTGCCATTATGGGAATGCGGAAATCTGAAATTACCTCCAAATTTGACGAGATAGTCGATTTTGCAGGTGTGCAGAGATATGTTGACACACCTGTAAAAAGATATTCATCTGGAATGTATGTGCGGTTAGCATTTGCAGTTGCAGCACATCTGGAACCGGAGATTTTGATCGTAGATGAGGTGCTTGCTGTCGGTGATGCCGAATTTCAGCGAAAGGCCATAGGTAAGATGGAAGATGTTTCGAATGCGGAAGGGCGCACGGTTCTTTTCGTAAGCCACAATATGAAGGCTGTACGTTCTCTATGTTCGCGTGCTATCTTATTAGAAAATGGTCAAGTTACAATGAATGCGGACTCAGATGATGTGGTTGATCGCTACCTGTACACCAACTACCATAGCGAGAGTAAGCTTGTTTATGAAGTTCCTGACGTAGACAATTCATCGGAGGCCCACCTGCTATCAGCCAAGGTAATCAGCGACACACCTATAACTACGGAGAGCACCATCATGCTTGAAGCAGAGGTTTTGTTCAACGCGGCAGTAGAATTCCACATGAACATTCATGTCTATTCCTTCGAGCGAGACCACTTGTTCCAAGCTTCGAGTAAGGTACTAAAGTCGCAGAAGGGAGATAAGGTAAAAGTCCGTTTTACTATTCCGCCACACCTACTGAATGAGAAGTTGCACTCCATCACGGTCACCTTCGTTAAAAACCGATCGACCACCTTTAAACTTATCGATAACGTGCTGGTATTCGGTATTTCCGAAGACAGGAACAACCTGAACTGGTATGGCAAAACTCCAGGACTGCTGAAACCGGAAATTCCGTCAATCGTTACCAAGCTGAAATGA